One genomic region from Accipiter gentilis chromosome Z, bAccGen1.1, whole genome shotgun sequence encodes:
- the MACIR gene encoding macrophage immunometabolism regulator gives MEVDINGESRTTLSTLPVPLAEVSPAGRMEAEKPRCSSTPCSPMRRTVAGYQILHMDSNYLVGFTTGEELLKLAQKCTGSEENKGESGPNMCSRQLDSGLTRSSRLYKTRSRYYQPYEIPAVNGRRRRRMPSSGDKCTKALPYEPYKALHGPLPFCLLKGKRAHSKSLDYLNLDKMSIKEPADTEVLQYQLQHLTLRGDRMFTRNNT, from the coding sequence ATGGAAGTTGACATAAACGGAGAGTCCAGAACTACCCTATCCACCCTCCCTGTGCCTCTTGCAGAGGTGAGTCCTGCAGGCAGGATGGAAGCAGAGAAGCCCCGCTGTTCCAGTACCCCCTGCTCACCAATGCGACGGACGGTTGCAGGATATCAGATCCTTCACATGGATTCTAACTACCTGGTTGGCTTCACGACTGGAGAGGAGCTGCTAAAATTAGCCCAGAAGTGTACAGGAAGTGAGGAGAATAAAGGGGAATCCGGGCCGAACATGTGCTCCAGACAGCTTGATTCAGGACTTACACGTTCTTCCCGTTTGTACAAAACTAGAAGTAGGTACTATCAGCCATATGAGATCCCAGCAGTaaatggaaggaggaggaggcggatGCCTAGCTCAGGGGATAAATGCACTAAGGCTTTACCATATGAACCTTACAAGGCACTTCATGGTCCCCtgcctttttgccttttaaaaggtaAAAGGGCTCATTCGAAATCTCTGGACTACCTCAACTTAGACAAAATGAGCATTAAGGAACCTGCTGACACAGAAGTGCTACAATACCAGCTCCAACACCTTACCCTTAGAGGGGACCGTATGTTTACAAGAAATAACACATGA